A window of the Acidithiobacillus thiooxidans ATCC 19377 genome harbors these coding sequences:
- a CDS encoding YifB family Mg chelatase-like AAA ATPase: MPLAIVQSRALTGVHAAAVAVECDLGPGLPTFAVVGLAETAVKESRDRVRSAIQNSGFEFPARRMVVNLAPADLPKDGGRFDLPIAIGILAASGQIPLKALENLEMIGELALDGSLRPVTGALSSSLAAGQAGHALLLPEGNAVEAALARTAPVLACRNLAEAVAHLRGTQPLPETVPHDEIGINAIPYPDLRDVRGQETVKRALIIAAVGGHHILLSGPPGTGKSMLAARLPGLLPPLRRSEALEVAAIHSLQSGGFDVQRWGQRPFRSPHHSASSAALVGGGSRPRPGEISLAHHGVLFLDEMPEFSRSVLEVLREPLESGEIHISRAARQSTFPARFQLIAAMNPCPCGNLGNPHQACVCTPTQISQYRGRLSGPLLDRMDIQIEVPSLPVELLQKAPEGESSAYWRERISAAINRQWQRQSCRNAQLQGEALDQHCALQPEGARLLTRAADTLHLSARGYHRILRLARSIADLEESTTISLQHLSEAIQYRRLAQSFTL, translated from the coding sequence TTGCCTCTGGCGATTGTCCAGAGTCGTGCGCTCACGGGGGTGCATGCTGCTGCAGTCGCCGTAGAATGCGATCTGGGGCCGGGTCTACCCACTTTTGCTGTGGTGGGGTTGGCCGAGACTGCCGTCAAGGAATCCCGGGATCGCGTCCGCTCCGCCATTCAGAACAGTGGATTCGAGTTTCCGGCCCGGCGCATGGTCGTCAATCTGGCGCCCGCCGATCTCCCCAAGGATGGAGGGCGTTTTGACCTGCCTATTGCCATTGGCATTCTCGCCGCCAGTGGTCAGATTCCTCTGAAAGCCTTGGAAAATCTGGAAATGATCGGGGAACTGGCGCTGGATGGCAGTTTGCGTCCGGTGACCGGGGCCCTCTCCAGCAGTCTGGCTGCCGGTCAGGCCGGACATGCTTTACTGCTCCCGGAAGGCAATGCCGTGGAAGCCGCTTTAGCTCGCACTGCGCCCGTATTGGCCTGCCGCAATCTCGCGGAAGCTGTGGCCCACCTGCGCGGCACCCAACCACTGCCGGAAACGGTGCCTCATGACGAGATCGGCATAAACGCCATCCCCTATCCGGACTTGCGGGATGTGCGCGGTCAGGAAACCGTCAAACGGGCACTGATTATTGCGGCCGTCGGAGGTCATCATATTCTCCTGTCCGGGCCTCCCGGGACCGGGAAAAGCATGCTGGCCGCGCGTTTGCCCGGATTGCTTCCGCCCCTGCGCCGCAGCGAAGCCCTGGAAGTGGCCGCCATCCATAGTTTGCAAAGCGGTGGATTTGATGTGCAACGCTGGGGACAACGTCCCTTTCGCTCCCCTCATCATAGTGCCTCTTCAGCAGCACTGGTGGGTGGGGGATCGCGCCCCCGCCCCGGAGAAATCAGTCTTGCGCATCATGGCGTTCTTTTTCTGGATGAAATGCCGGAATTCTCGCGGAGTGTTCTCGAAGTGCTTCGGGAACCTCTGGAGTCCGGCGAAATCCATATTTCCAGAGCCGCCCGGCAAAGCACCTTCCCGGCGCGTTTTCAGTTGATTGCCGCCATGAATCCCTGCCCCTGCGGCAATCTCGGTAATCCACATCAGGCCTGTGTGTGCACCCCGACCCAAATTTCCCAGTATCGTGGCCGTCTTTCCGGCCCTCTGCTGGATCGTATGGACATTCAAATAGAAGTACCGAGTCTTCCGGTAGAACTCCTGCAAAAAGCGCCAGAAGGCGAAAGTTCTGCCTACTGGCGCGAACGGATCAGCGCGGCCATAAACCGACAGTGGCAACGACAGTCCTGCCGCAATGCCCAACTGCAGGGCGAAGCGTTGGACCAGCATTGTGCGCTACAGCCCGAGGGCGCCCGCTTACTGACGCGCGCCGCTGACACCCTGCATCTTTCCGCCCGTGGTTATCACCGCATTTTGCGTCTGGCCCGCAGCATTGCCGATCTGGAAGAAAGCACCACGATCAGCCTGCAGCATCTGTCCGAAGCCATCCAGTATCGGCGGCTGGCGCAAAGCTTTACTTTGTAG
- a CDS encoding SEL1-like repeat protein, with amino-acid sequence MKKSTLMVLMLLIWPLAAAAQDLESLRNQAESDPATLAQLQALARGHDAKAAFYLGTLYSPLITRKEVTVHKGWPETLHWYRKAAGLGLARADFDLGLAYEEGLGVRKNPQQAKAYFARMAHIAQLETALPAAAQVPANPQESARQD; translated from the coding sequence ATGAAAAAATCCACCCTGATGGTCCTGATGCTGCTGATTTGGCCCCTGGCAGCGGCCGCCCAGGACCTGGAGTCATTGCGCAATCAGGCCGAGTCTGATCCGGCCACTTTAGCACAGTTGCAGGCGCTCGCCCGTGGGCATGATGCCAAGGCGGCATTTTATCTGGGGACCCTGTATTCACCGCTGATCACCCGTAAGGAAGTCACCGTCCATAAAGGCTGGCCAGAAACCCTCCATTGGTACCGTAAAGCTGCAGGATTGGGTCTGGCTCGTGCTGATTTTGACCTGGGTCTTGCTTACGAAGAAGGCCTGGGTGTGCGCAAAAATCCGCAACAGGCCAAGGCCTATTTTGCGCGCATGGCCCATATTGCCCAGCTTGAAACAGCCCTGCCGGCCGCTGCCCAGGTTCCCGCAAACCCGCAGGAGTCAGCGCGGCAGGATTGA
- a CDS encoding peptide chain release factor 3 gives MSSSPEALVPSVDAFLEAIQRRRTFAIISHPDAGKTTLTEKLLLFGGAIQLAGTVKARKSSRHATSDWMAIEKNRGISVASSVMQFEYADHVINLLDTPGHQDFSEDTYRVLTAVDSALMVIDGGNGVEAQTIKLLEVCRLRDTPIITFMNKFDRESRDPTELMDEVESVLGIQCAPVTWPIGMGKRFRGVYHLLRDEVLVFAPGEETREHQLECIAGLDNPELDRRFPEEMPELREQVELLRAASNPFSLEDFLAGQQTPVFFGSAINNFGVRELLGALIDWAPSPRPRPTTGRAVQPDEQAFSGFVFKIQANMDPQHRDRVAFLRVCSGHFQRGMKIKHLRIGRDIQVHNPITFLAQERELVEDAYAGDIIGLHNHGSIQIGDSFSQGEALQFTGIPYFAPELFRRVRLRNPLKAKQLQKGLQQLAEEGATQVFKPLQGGDMILGAVGVLQFDVVAERLKTEYAVEAIFDPVTVQTARWIQCEDAKILAEFTRKHEDHLAEDAGGRLAYLAPSRVNLDLTMERWPQVIFHATREHADT, from the coding sequence ATGTCTTCCTCACCTGAAGCACTGGTTCCGTCAGTGGATGCCTTTCTGGAGGCTATTCAACGGCGCCGGACTTTTGCGATTATTTCCCATCCTGATGCGGGTAAAACTACCCTGACGGAAAAACTGTTGTTGTTTGGTGGTGCCATTCAACTGGCAGGGACCGTCAAGGCGCGTAAAAGTAGCCGCCATGCTACCAGTGACTGGATGGCCATTGAAAAAAATCGCGGTATTTCCGTGGCGAGTTCGGTGATGCAGTTTGAATATGCGGATCACGTGATCAACCTGCTGGATACGCCCGGTCACCAGGACTTCTCCGAAGATACTTATCGGGTGCTGACGGCCGTGGATTCAGCCCTGATGGTCATTGACGGCGGTAATGGTGTGGAAGCCCAGACCATCAAATTGCTGGAAGTGTGTCGGTTGCGCGATACGCCCATCATCACCTTCATGAACAAGTTTGACCGCGAAAGCCGGGATCCTACGGAACTGATGGATGAAGTGGAGTCGGTGCTGGGCATTCAATGTGCCCCCGTCACCTGGCCGATTGGTATGGGCAAGCGTTTTCGAGGGGTCTACCACCTTTTGCGGGATGAAGTATTGGTGTTCGCCCCTGGTGAGGAAACCCGTGAGCATCAGCTGGAATGTATAGCTGGCCTGGATAATCCGGAGCTGGACCGGCGCTTTCCTGAGGAAATGCCCGAGTTGCGGGAACAGGTGGAGTTGCTGCGAGCCGCTTCCAACCCGTTTTCACTGGAAGATTTTCTGGCTGGACAGCAGACTCCGGTATTTTTCGGCTCCGCCATCAACAATTTCGGCGTCCGGGAATTACTCGGAGCCCTGATTGACTGGGCACCCTCGCCGCGTCCAAGACCAACGACTGGCCGTGCGGTGCAACCCGATGAACAGGCTTTCAGCGGCTTTGTATTCAAAATACAGGCCAATATGGATCCCCAGCATCGCGATCGGGTAGCGTTTTTGCGGGTTTGTTCCGGTCATTTTCAGCGTGGCATGAAAATCAAGCATCTGCGTATAGGGCGTGATATTCAGGTGCACAATCCCATCACTTTTCTGGCCCAGGAAAGAGAACTGGTGGAAGACGCCTATGCTGGGGACATCATCGGCCTGCATAACCATGGCAGCATTCAGATTGGTGACAGCTTCAGCCAGGGCGAGGCGCTGCAATTTACGGGAATACCCTATTTTGCGCCGGAATTGTTCCGGCGGGTGCGGCTGCGCAATCCGCTCAAGGCCAAGCAACTGCAAAAAGGCCTGCAGCAGTTGGCAGAGGAGGGCGCGACCCAGGTTTTCAAGCCACTGCAGGGTGGCGATATGATTCTGGGGGCAGTGGGCGTGCTGCAATTTGATGTGGTGGCAGAGCGCCTGAAAACTGAATACGCGGTGGAAGCCATTTTTGATCCGGTTACCGTCCAGACGGCCCGCTGGATTCAATGTGAGGATGCCAAAATCCTCGCAGAATTCACCCGTAAGCATGAAGATCATTTGGCTGAAGATGCGGGGGGGCGCCTTGCCTATCTGGCCCCCTCGCGGGTGAATCTGGATTTGACCATGGAACGCTGGCCGCAGGTCATCTTCCATGCCACCCGGGAGCATGCGGATACCTGA
- the rimI gene encoding ribosomal protein S18-alanine N-acetyltransferase, with amino-acid sequence MKLRPMQAEDLDAVAALESHISPGPWTRGIFRDCMQAGYDAWVLKDETDLLTAFGVLSTGASEAHVLNLGVSPAQRRRGYGRKMLMHLLSRAGQLGAERAFLEVRVSNTAAQQLYRSAGFHEIGVRLNYYRNTEGREDALVLSMSLVRDVHFFKEG; translated from the coding sequence ATGAAGTTGCGACCGATGCAGGCGGAAGATCTGGATGCGGTGGCGGCACTGGAGTCGCACATTTCCCCTGGACCCTGGACGCGGGGCATATTCCGGGATTGTATGCAGGCCGGATATGATGCCTGGGTGCTGAAGGATGAAACGGATCTCCTGACTGCCTTTGGTGTTCTGTCTACCGGAGCCTCTGAAGCGCATGTGTTGAATCTGGGGGTGAGTCCGGCACAGCGTCGCCGTGGTTATGGGCGTAAAATGCTCATGCACCTCCTGTCGCGCGCCGGGCAACTGGGTGCAGAACGCGCCTTTCTGGAGGTCCGGGTATCCAATACGGCCGCCCAGCAGTTGTACCGCTCGGCGGGTTTTCATGAAATCGGGGTGCGCTTGAATTATTATCGAAATACCGAGGGTCGCGAAGATGCTCTGGTTTTGTCCATGTCTTTGGTTCGTGATGTGCATTTTTTCAAAGAAGGTTAA
- the tsaB gene encoding tRNA (adenosine(37)-N6)-threonylcarbamoyltransferase complex dimerization subunit type 1 TsaB: MSDPIILAIDTATEACSVAVNGVAECQVEANAHSQILLPMISRVLQRAGLVLGDLDAIACGVGPGGFTGVRIGVSTAQALAMARGLPVYPVSSLQALAAATVQPSVLAALDARKGEVYAAVYVQDERTGLPVLQGEERVCPPGAVAWPHEGGYWGLGSAWPLYHSEWQQDNVLGWTEDAYPQADAVLRLALARHLGGDEGCRPDQLEPHYIRPFLPQDQQK, translated from the coding sequence ATGAGTGATCCGATTATTCTCGCGATAGATACGGCTACCGAAGCCTGCTCGGTCGCCGTGAATGGCGTTGCGGAGTGTCAGGTGGAGGCCAACGCCCACAGCCAGATTTTGTTGCCGATGATCAGTAGGGTATTGCAGCGTGCTGGACTGGTTCTTGGCGATCTGGACGCTATCGCCTGCGGGGTGGGACCGGGCGGCTTTACGGGTGTCCGTATTGGAGTTAGTACCGCGCAGGCTCTGGCGATGGCGCGGGGTTTGCCCGTATATCCGGTTTCCAGTTTGCAGGCGTTGGCAGCAGCGACCGTCCAGCCATCAGTTTTGGCGGCCCTGGATGCGCGTAAAGGCGAGGTCTATGCCGCCGTCTATGTGCAGGATGAGCGTACCGGGCTGCCAGTATTGCAGGGCGAGGAGCGCGTTTGTCCGCCCGGGGCAGTGGCCTGGCCCCATGAGGGCGGGTATTGGGGGCTGGGTAGCGCTTGGCCCCTGTATCATTCTGAATGGCAGCAGGATAACGTCCTGGGGTGGACGGAAGATGCCTATCCGCAGGCAGATGCAGTTCTTCGTCTGGCACTGGCTCGTCATCTCGGAGGTGATGAAGGTTGTCGTCCTGACCAGCTCGAACCTCATTACATCCGGCCCTTTCTGCCCCAGGACCAACAAAAATGA
- a CDS encoding ATP-dependent DNA helicase, whose translation MTITDWSENLGQNGALAQRLPQFRARAQQQAMAAQVAQTLQQGGVALIEAGTGTGKTFAYLLPAMLSGRKVLVSTGSKALQDQILEKDIPLLTDVVGKPMRVSRLKGRSNYLCLHRLQRFSSEGVAPLLAAPLAKIVDWAGRTREGDIAEVSGVPEDSAVWPLVTSTRDNCLGSECPDYQRCHVVEARRKAHEADLLVVNHHLLFSDLALKANGMGDLLPRVEAMVLDEAHQVFDLAGRYFGRQLSSHQLWDWARDSRAEALGEASDDAPLLLAAAGVETATSAWRTALGAGEDRTQWALTPGSPQEAAFIHLRQAGITLLHALQQASARGKGLEQCAARGVALLASVEFFLLHNAPEMVFWQEKRTRTVQLHATPLDVAGPLQKYLLEPIEALVLTSATLRVGDSFTVTERALGLSGAQTFNAASPFDYARQSLLYLPSGLPEPSHPGYTTACLQAAIPVIEASAGRTFILFTSHRALQEAASFLPRQLGFPVLVQGSMPRSRLLDRFRSLGNAVLLGAASFWEGVDVQGEALSSVIIDKLPFANPSDPILRARTEQCQAAGGDPFRELQIPQAVIALRQGVGRLIRSETDRGVLMLCDPRLRSKAYGKIFLESLPPMRRVSDLEAVQQFWKASLS comes from the coding sequence GTGACAATAACAGACTGGTCAGAAAATCTGGGACAAAATGGGGCCTTGGCACAACGCTTGCCGCAGTTTCGGGCGCGTGCCCAGCAGCAGGCCATGGCCGCGCAGGTTGCCCAAACCTTGCAGCAGGGTGGGGTTGCATTGATTGAAGCGGGTACGGGTACAGGTAAAACGTTTGCCTACTTGTTGCCCGCCATGCTTTCCGGACGCAAGGTGCTGGTTTCCACCGGGAGCAAGGCGCTGCAAGACCAGATTCTCGAAAAAGACATTCCCTTGCTCACGGATGTGGTGGGTAAGCCGATGCGCGTCAGCCGTCTCAAGGGGCGATCCAACTATCTTTGTCTGCACCGTCTCCAGCGTTTCAGCAGTGAGGGCGTTGCGCCATTGCTGGCGGCTCCTCTCGCCAAAATTGTGGATTGGGCGGGGCGCACCCGGGAGGGAGATATAGCGGAAGTCAGTGGGGTCCCGGAAGACTCGGCGGTGTGGCCGCTGGTGACTTCAACCCGGGATAATTGTCTGGGTAGTGAATGTCCTGATTATCAGCGTTGTCATGTCGTGGAAGCACGGCGCAAGGCTCACGAAGCCGATTTGCTGGTGGTGAACCACCATCTGCTTTTTTCCGATCTGGCACTCAAGGCCAATGGCATGGGCGATCTGCTGCCCCGGGTGGAAGCGATGGTGCTGGATGAGGCTCATCAGGTTTTTGACCTGGCGGGCCGCTACTTTGGGCGGCAACTCAGCAGTCACCAGTTGTGGGATTGGGCCCGGGACAGTCGTGCGGAAGCCCTTGGCGAAGCGTCAGATGACGCGCCTTTACTGCTGGCCGCCGCCGGGGTGGAGACGGCGACCAGTGCCTGGCGCACTGCCCTTGGGGCTGGTGAGGACCGGACTCAGTGGGCACTGACACCAGGGTCTCCCCAAGAGGCGGCTTTTATCCATTTACGTCAGGCCGGAATCACCTTGCTGCACGCCCTTCAGCAGGCCTCCGCCCGAGGCAAGGGGTTGGAACAATGTGCGGCACGGGGCGTGGCGCTGCTGGCCAGCGTCGAGTTTTTTTTGCTGCATAATGCCCCGGAAATGGTGTTCTGGCAGGAGAAGAGAACGCGTACTGTGCAGTTACACGCCACCCCCCTGGATGTGGCTGGACCGCTGCAAAAATATCTGCTGGAGCCCATCGAGGCACTGGTGTTGACCAGTGCGACCTTGCGGGTGGGAGACAGTTTTACGGTCACCGAGCGGGCGCTGGGCCTTAGTGGCGCACAGACTTTCAATGCCGCTTCACCTTTTGATTATGCCCGCCAATCTTTACTGTATTTACCCTCTGGCCTGCCTGAGCCCAGTCATCCAGGTTATACGACAGCCTGCTTGCAAGCCGCCATACCAGTGATTGAGGCCAGTGCCGGGCGGACTTTTATCCTGTTTACCAGTCATCGCGCCCTGCAGGAGGCCGCATCCTTTTTGCCCCGCCAACTGGGGTTTCCCGTGCTGGTACAGGGCAGTATGCCGCGTTCGCGCTTGCTGGACCGCTTTCGTAGTCTGGGCAATGCCGTGTTGCTGGGCGCGGCGAGTTTCTGGGAAGGTGTGGATGTGCAGGGAGAGGCCTTGTCCTCGGTCATCATTGATAAGCTGCCTTTTGCCAACCCATCTGATCCGATTTTGCGCGCACGTACCGAACAATGTCAGGCAGCGGGAGGCGACCCCTTTCGCGAACTGCAAATACCCCAGGCCGTCATTGCCTTGCGCCAGGGCGTAGGGCGCTTGATCCGCTCGGAAACTGATCGTGGTGTGCTCATGCTCTGCGATCCGCGTCTGCGCAGCAAAGCTTATGGCAAGATTTTTCTGGAAAGTTTGCCACCCATGCGGCGAGTGAGCGATCTGGAGGCCGTGCAGCAGTTCTGGAAGGCATCGCTGTCATGA
- the ccsB gene encoding c-type cytochrome biogenesis protein CcsB encodes MSAQLQSPYFSLKEPASIENSKAQRIAWAIFLSVGAVATWAVFRAEFWMWQFIILGMWYAGLMWFGLKWPAFRALFLVVMAIAGTGVGLYQWGFTTHNSLAIRYFFHSNAMFYWMSGAILLSAAGYYLYLFAGNQNAGNWGHRLAWIAVVLGFAGLAIRWRETYIGHPSWGHIPVSNIYDVMVLFCATTILFYLFHENRTENRGLGAFVLPLVLVADIFLIWVGAAYHLNRIQPLIPALQSFWMKIHVPSMFIAYANFYISAMAGLAYLLKERAISSGNFLRDRLPSLELLDKTFSGTIAFGFLFFTVGTILGAVWAAKAWGGFWSWDPKETWALIVWLNYAGFLHARSQRNWEGRPMAWWAFISLIVVTFCFIGVDLFLGGLHSYGKL; translated from the coding sequence ATGTCAGCGCAACTCCAATCACCCTATTTTTCACTCAAAGAGCCCGCATCCATAGAAAACTCCAAAGCTCAGCGTATTGCCTGGGCCATTTTTCTGAGCGTCGGCGCCGTTGCCACCTGGGCCGTATTTCGTGCCGAATTCTGGATGTGGCAATTCATCATCCTCGGTATGTGGTATGCCGGGCTTATGTGGTTTGGTCTGAAATGGCCGGCTTTCCGGGCTTTGTTTCTGGTCGTCATGGCCATTGCCGGCACCGGAGTAGGGCTTTATCAATGGGGTTTCACAACGCACAACAGCCTCGCAATACGTTATTTTTTCCACAGTAATGCAATGTTTTACTGGATGAGTGGCGCGATTCTGCTCAGTGCCGCCGGCTACTATTTGTATTTGTTTGCCGGTAACCAGAATGCGGGCAACTGGGGGCATCGCCTGGCCTGGATTGCCGTTGTTCTGGGCTTTGCCGGTCTGGCCATTCGCTGGCGAGAAACCTATATCGGCCACCCATCCTGGGGACATATTCCCGTCAGCAATATATATGATGTGATGGTGTTATTTTGTGCGACCACCATCCTGTTTTACTTGTTTCACGAAAATCGCACAGAAAACCGGGGATTGGGGGCTTTTGTTCTGCCTTTGGTGCTGGTCGCTGATATTTTTCTGATCTGGGTGGGTGCGGCTTATCATTTGAACCGTATTCAACCACTGATTCCGGCATTGCAGAGTTTCTGGATGAAAATCCATGTACCCTCCATGTTCATTGCCTACGCCAATTTTTACATTTCAGCCATGGCCGGTTTGGCCTATTTGCTGAAAGAACGCGCCATCAGCAGCGGTAACTTCCTGCGTGATCGCCTGCCCAGCCTGGAATTACTGGACAAGACCTTTTCCGGAACCATCGCCTTCGGATTTTTGTTTTTTACGGTCGGCACCATTCTCGGTGCAGTCTGGGCTGCCAAGGCCTGGGGGGGATTCTGGTCCTGGGACCCCAAGGAAACCTGGGCTCTGATTGTCTGGCTGAATTATGCCGGCTTCCTGCACGCCCGTAGTCAGCGCAACTGGGAAGGACGCCCCATGGCCTGGTGGGCATTTATCAGCCTGATCGTCGTTACCTTCTGTTTCATCGGCGTCGACTTGTTCCTGGGTGGGCTGCACTCCTACGGCAAACTCTGA
- a CDS encoding C40 family peptidase, translating to MSLHNQPLGRLRSGDSQVILEIRMKKKHRWQIALAVCLCTGGVAVAQAAPHHVKTAAHRVDAHRYHRETSPRHLYSRRYHAVKSVRKVSHRHKALPVEAADYTALTPTALQLMHLSPVEFAGVGAAPQPVTNYQFPVHSFPDAPDNSVTSPDFVDQSLVLVKTGLAASTMTTDSPAKPAAAPVDAVVATSAPEQSHLRIALEMFASQAYHWARHPLQALESSGDAASGPQAAAELADDMAQQQADQTNTGSNASSSSGDSWLSPRAMVVSALKFIGAPYRWGGMSPASGFDCSGFVKYILAKFDIQVPRTSYAQAAELHKVSRENLKPGDLVFFDTMHRAYSHVGIYIGHQRFVSAQTPSTGVQIGSLNDPYWAAHYDGARSLPVANSY from the coding sequence ATGTCTCTGCATAATCAGCCCTTGGGCAGATTACGCAGCGGCGATTCCCAGGTGATTCTGGAGATAAGAATGAAGAAGAAGCATCGCTGGCAGATTGCTTTAGCGGTATGTTTGTGTACAGGAGGTGTTGCTGTGGCTCAGGCCGCGCCACATCATGTTAAGACGGCAGCTCATCGAGTGGATGCGCATCGGTATCATCGGGAGACCTCTCCCAGGCATCTCTATTCGAGACGTTATCATGCCGTCAAATCGGTCCGAAAAGTTTCGCATAGGCATAAGGCTTTACCAGTCGAAGCAGCCGATTATACGGCTTTGACGCCAACGGCCCTGCAGTTGATGCATCTTTCCCCGGTGGAATTTGCGGGAGTAGGTGCAGCACCTCAGCCGGTAACAAATTACCAATTTCCTGTTCATTCGTTTCCGGATGCCCCTGACAATTCGGTCACCAGCCCCGACTTTGTGGATCAATCCCTGGTGCTGGTGAAAACCGGTCTCGCAGCCAGCACGATGACTACAGATTCTCCGGCCAAGCCAGCGGCAGCCCCGGTGGATGCAGTGGTCGCCACTTCCGCGCCGGAACAGTCACATCTGCGCATTGCCCTGGAAATGTTCGCCAGTCAGGCCTATCACTGGGCCCGTCATCCGCTGCAGGCTTTAGAGTCCAGCGGCGACGCCGCCAGCGGGCCTCAGGCTGCTGCTGAATTGGCAGACGATATGGCCCAACAACAGGCGGATCAAACTAATACCGGGAGCAATGCTTCGTCGTCCTCGGGCGATTCCTGGCTTTCGCCCCGGGCCATGGTGGTTTCGGCCTTGAAGTTTATTGGTGCCCCCTATCGCTGGGGCGGGATGAGTCCGGCTTCAGGTTTTGATTGCAGTGGCTTCGTGAAATACATACTGGCCAAATTTGACATTCAGGTGCCGCGCACTTCTTATGCCCAGGCTGCGGAGTTGCACAAGGTGTCCCGGGAAAACCTCAAGCCCGGAGATCTGGTGTTTTTTGATACCATGCATCGGGCTTATTCTCACGTAGGTATATACATCGGTCACCAGCGTTTCGTCAGCGCCCAGACACCCAGCACTGGTGTCCAGATTGGCAGCCTGAATGATCCTTATTGGGCAGCGCATTATGACGGCGCGCGCAGCTTGCCGGTAGCCAACTCTTATTAA
- a CDS encoding thioredoxin fold domain-containing protein, translating into MTLMTSGFSPSGQASTLGQMAASFAPKRTVASSAQIWQRLNHARWFVQGSGPHIIYLIFDPNCPYCHLLIQELQSLIKPDQLSIRYVPVGFLEPSSTGKAAAILEAKNPLKALWENEKGFTEKGHDGAIREILPSTATEKALKNNLSILEATGQKTVPTMLYMDSHNQPQIVWQVLDAKNLAQTLKGLH; encoded by the coding sequence ATGACCCTCATGACAAGCGGCTTCAGCCCGTCTGGCCAAGCCTCGACGCTGGGCCAGATGGCAGCCAGTTTTGCCCCAAAGCGCACAGTGGCCAGCTCTGCACAGATCTGGCAGCGACTCAATCATGCCCGCTGGTTCGTCCAAGGTTCGGGGCCACACATCATTTATCTGATATTTGATCCGAACTGCCCCTATTGCCATCTTCTCATCCAGGAACTGCAATCTCTGATCAAACCCGATCAACTCAGCATACGCTATGTTCCCGTGGGCTTTCTGGAACCTTCCAGTACCGGCAAAGCTGCCGCGATTCTGGAGGCGAAAAACCCACTGAAGGCCCTATGGGAAAATGAAAAAGGGTTTACGGAAAAAGGTCATGATGGTGCCATCCGGGAAATTCTGCCCAGTACGGCAACTGAAAAAGCACTGAAAAACAACCTGAGCATACTCGAAGCCACCGGCCAGAAAACTGTCCCTACCATGCTTTACATGGATAGCCACAATCAGCCACAAATTGTCTGGCAGGTTCTGGATGCTAAAAATCTCGCCCAGACCCTAAAGGGACTTCACTAG